One segment of Ancylothrix sp. D3o DNA contains the following:
- a CDS encoding LPXTG cell wall anchor domain-containing protein gives MANKPIWQQIEEDTNSFEQVLLLTSKFISVKPKYLSYTRAIEQAYKAHKPFTLKEWQTLHDIAIALWYQQYSSSSHSFKFEDLSAQFLPKYQQIINLLLKKSTQLTQLQDISFLRENSLKIWQEFMARLCFISYEEKQAGKKPKKVRLDPDTQFAFFGAAALTIAIGAAILVVKLRR, from the coding sequence ATGGCTAATAAACCTATTTGGCAACAAATTGAGGAAGATACAAACTCGTTTGAGCAAGTTTTACTCCTAACATCAAAATTCATCTCAGTTAAGCCGAAATATCTCAGCTATACAAGGGCAATTGAGCAAGCTTATAAAGCTCATAAACCTTTCACATTGAAAGAGTGGCAGACATTGCATGACATCGCAATTGCCCTGTGGTATCAGCAGTATTCTAGCTCCTCACATTCGTTTAAATTCGAGGATTTATCAGCGCAATTTTTGCCAAAATATCAGCAAATTATCAATTTGCTGCTCAAAAAAAGCACCCAGCTAACTCAATTGCAAGATATCTCATTTCTTAGAGAAAACAGCCTCAAGATTTGGCAAGAATTCATGGCAAGGCTTTGTTTCATCAGCTATGAAGAAAAGCAGGCCGGGAAAAAGCCTAAAAAAGTACGATTAGACCCTGATACACAATTCGCTTTTTTCGGTGCTGCTGCGCTAACTATTGCAATAGGAGCAGCCATTTTAGTAGTTAAATTACGTCGTTAA
- the amt gene encoding ammonium transporter, translating into MIKKLLTGAIVAVWVLLVPLIGNALSQDQPTATPTVQASPSPETNATPAPGLSAPNATPSPTPALTTPATGEQAAPAAAEGSKIDTGDTAWMLVSTGLVMLMTPGLAFFYGGLVRSRNVLNTMMMSLILMAVVGVTWVLWGYSLAFDTSIKAPEFGQGIEAFIGGFDWILLNNVAANAPDPVGYAPTIPHQVFMAYQMMFAMITPALISGAIVERISFKAYFWFILLWSTFIYSPLAHWVWGRGWLAAIGSLDFAGGTVVHISSGISAVVAAWMIGPRKDFMVKPHAPHNVPYVLLGIGLLWFGWLGFNGGSALGAGGLAAVATVTTIISTAAGGLTWVILEWVLRGKPTAVGIASGFLAGLVGITPAAGFVAPIAAILIGSITSVCCFFAVSLRAKWQFDDSLDTYPVHGVGGTVGAILTGFFASKGINEFGNDGLFYGNPGLVVTQLVGVIATYIFAAVGTFIILKILGAVMDLRVKPMAEDQGIDINEHGEEGYGEEFASGLSLAKE; encoded by the coding sequence GTGATTAAAAAGTTACTAACAGGGGCGATAGTGGCAGTATGGGTGCTGCTTGTGCCGCTCATTGGCAATGCACTCTCTCAAGATCAACCAACTGCAACACCAACAGTACAGGCTTCCCCATCCCCAGAAACCAACGCCACACCGGCACCCGGACTCTCGGCACCCAACGCCACCCCATCCCCCACACCGGCACTCACCACACCGGCCACAGGTGAACAAGCAGCCCCAGCCGCCGCAGAAGGCTCAAAAATTGACACCGGCGATACCGCTTGGATGTTAGTTTCTACCGGCCTGGTGATGTTAATGACACCTGGTTTAGCCTTTTTCTATGGCGGTTTAGTGCGTTCTCGCAACGTCCTTAACACCATGATGATGAGTTTAATTCTCATGGCGGTGGTAGGTGTAACTTGGGTACTGTGGGGTTACAGTTTAGCCTTTGATACTTCTATTAAAGCCCCAGAATTTGGCCAAGGCATTGAAGCTTTTATTGGTGGTTTTGACTGGATACTTTTAAACAACGTTGCCGCTAATGCACCCGATCCTGTAGGCTATGCTCCCACGATTCCGCACCAAGTTTTCATGGCTTATCAAATGATGTTTGCTATGATTACCCCTGCCTTAATTTCTGGGGCAATTGTCGAACGTATTAGCTTTAAAGCTTATTTCTGGTTTATTTTGCTGTGGTCAACTTTTATTTACTCCCCCCTAGCACATTGGGTTTGGGGCAGAGGTTGGCTGGCTGCAATTGGTTCTTTAGACTTTGCCGGTGGAACCGTTGTTCACATTAGTTCTGGCATATCTGCGGTGGTGGCTGCTTGGATGATTGGCCCCCGCAAAGACTTTATGGTAAAACCTCATGCCCCTCATAATGTACCCTATGTATTGTTAGGCATTGGCTTGTTGTGGTTTGGCTGGTTAGGTTTCAATGGCGGTAGTGCTTTAGGTGCCGGTGGTTTGGCAGCGGTCGCAACAGTAACAACCATCATTTCTACGGCTGCCGGTGGTTTAACTTGGGTGATTTTAGAATGGGTACTGCGTGGCAAACCTACTGCTGTTGGCATTGCGAGTGGCTTTTTGGCGGGATTGGTTGGCATTACCCCAGCCGCAGGTTTTGTGGCTCCCATTGCAGCAATTTTAATCGGTTCTATTACTTCTGTTTGCTGTTTCTTTGCCGTAAGTTTGCGGGCAAAATGGCAGTTTGATGATTCTTTAGATACCTATCCTGTGCATGGTGTCGGCGGAACAGTTGGGGCAATTCTCACCGGCTTTTTTGCCAGCAAAGGAATTAATGAATTTGGCAATGATGGCTTGTTTTATGGCAATCCGGGGTTAGTTGTTACGCAACTTGTGGGCGTTATTGCAACTTACATTTTTGCAGCCGTTGGCACTTTTATTATTCTCAAAATTCTTGGTGCTGTAATGGATCTGCGTGTCAAGCCTATGGCTGAAGATCAAGGTATCGACATCAACGAACACGGCGAGGAAGGTTATGGCGAGGAATTTGCTTCTGGTCTGAGTTTAGCTAAAGAGTAA
- a CDS encoding 4-hydroxy-3-methylbut-2-enyl diphosphate reductase translates to MDTKAFKRSLQQSENYYRKGFGHEEEVAGVMQSAYQSPLIQQIRDNNYTLKRGDVTIRLAEAFGFCWGVERAVAIAYETRTHFPTERIWITNEIIHNPSVNQHLREMQVGFIEVKGGNKDFSVVEKGDVVILPAFGATVQEMQLLNDKGCTIVDTTCPWVSKVWNSVEKHKKGDFTSIIHGKYNHEETLATSSFAGTYLIVLNMQQAEYVANYILHGGDKEEFLAKFKKSMSAGFDPDKDLEKVGIANQTTMLKNETEQMGKLFERTMMKKYGPDKLNEHFLAFNTICDATQERQDAMFKIVEDQLDLMIVIGGFNSSNTTHLQEIAIERNIPSYHIDCAERIVSEKSIEHKPLNRDLEVSENWLPAGEIVVGITSGASTPDKVVEEVIEKIFEMKAAPAIV, encoded by the coding sequence ATGGATACAAAAGCTTTCAAACGGTCACTGCAACAGTCAGAAAACTACTACCGTAAAGGATTTGGCCATGAGGAAGAGGTGGCCGGTGTCATGCAGTCAGCTTATCAAAGTCCCCTCATCCAGCAAATTCGAGACAATAATTACACTTTAAAACGCGGTGATGTGACCATTCGGCTGGCTGAGGCTTTTGGTTTTTGCTGGGGAGTTGAGCGGGCGGTGGCCATTGCTTATGAAACTCGTACTCATTTTCCCACCGAACGCATCTGGATTACTAACGAAATTATTCATAATCCCTCGGTAAATCAGCATTTGCGGGAAATGCAAGTTGGGTTTATTGAAGTGAAAGGGGGAAATAAAGATTTTTCTGTGGTTGAAAAAGGCGATGTGGTAATATTACCGGCCTTTGGCGCGACGGTTCAAGAAATGCAGTTACTTAATGATAAAGGTTGCACAATTGTAGATACCACTTGCCCTTGGGTTTCTAAGGTTTGGAATAGTGTTGAGAAGCACAAAAAAGGCGACTTTACTTCAATTATTCATGGGAAATATAACCATGAGGAAACTTTAGCAACGAGTTCTTTTGCCGGCACTTATTTGATTGTGCTTAATATGCAGCAGGCGGAATATGTGGCTAATTATATTCTGCATGGCGGTGATAAAGAGGAATTTTTGGCAAAGTTCAAAAAGTCTATGAGTGCCGGTTTTGACCCAGATAAAGATTTAGAAAAAGTTGGCATTGCTAATCAAACCACAATGCTGAAAAACGAAACCGAGCAAATGGGTAAGCTTTTTGAGCGGACAATGATGAAAAAGTATGGCCCTGACAAGTTAAATGAGCATTTTTTGGCGTTTAATACTATTTGTGATGCGACGCAAGAACGACAAGATGCGATGTTTAAAATTGTCGAAGATCAGCTTGATTTAATGATTGTGATTGGCGGGTTTAATTCTTCTAATACAACCCATTTGCAAGAAATCGCTATTGAGCGAAATATTCCCTCGTATCATATTGATTGTGCGGAGCGAATTGTGAGCGAAAAGTCGATTGAGCATAAACCGTTAAATCGGGATTTGGAAGTTTCAGAAAATTGGTTGCCGGCGGGGGAAATTGTTGTGGGAATTACTTCTGGGGCTTCGACTCCTGATAAGGTTGTTGAAGAAGTGATCGAGAAAATTTTTGAGATGAAAGCTGCACCGGCAATAGTTTAA
- a CDS encoding GDSL-type esterase/lipase family protein, which translates to MQIKSLRNPVASLRSPKGKKIAVSWAKLSLLTNVLLLVTVFLLLYKDSQKPAPNQTATINIQAKLEQPPAGRSFGSRQQWTYDQWVAQLEREAGVMADNPPERLAILAGDSISLWFPSSLLPAKVTWLNQGISGETSEGLLRRLPILDRTKPEVVFVMIGINDVLRGFTDEQILANYRSIIQDVKSVHSDAQIVVQSILPHSGAKATWEGRDRLLEVPNNRILELNRQIATIAAEEKVKYLDLLPLFADAESNLRLDLTTDGLHLNDKGYLVWASALQLFSQMELKSPEPQPN; encoded by the coding sequence TTGCAAATAAAATCTCTTCGCAACCCTGTTGCGTCTCTTCGTTCCCCAAAAGGCAAAAAAATAGCCGTTTCTTGGGCAAAGCTTTCTTTGTTAACCAATGTATTACTTTTGGTAACAGTGTTTTTGTTGCTTTATAAAGACAGTCAAAAACCGGCCCCCAACCAAACTGCCACCATCAACATTCAAGCAAAGCTTGAACAACCCCCAGCCGGTCGTTCGTTTGGCTCGCGTCAACAGTGGACTTATGACCAATGGGTGGCTCAGTTAGAGAGAGAAGCCGGTGTAATGGCAGACAATCCTCCCGAACGTTTAGCTATCTTGGCAGGAGATTCGATTAGTCTTTGGTTTCCTTCTTCTTTGTTGCCGGCAAAAGTTACTTGGTTAAATCAAGGCATTTCTGGTGAAACTAGCGAAGGATTATTGCGACGTTTACCAATTCTTGACCGCACAAAACCTGAAGTTGTTTTTGTGATGATTGGCATTAATGATGTGCTGCGCGGCTTTACTGATGAGCAGATTTTAGCTAACTATCGCTCAATTATTCAAGATGTTAAATCAGTACATTCTGATGCTCAAATTGTGGTGCAATCAATTTTACCCCACAGTGGTGCTAAGGCAACTTGGGAAGGCCGCGACCGTTTATTAGAAGTTCCCAACAATCGCATTTTAGAACTCAATCGACAAATTGCTACAATTGCGGCAGAAGAAAAAGTTAAATATCTCGATTTGTTGCCTTTGTTTGCCGATGCAGAAAGCAATCTGCGCCTCGATTTGACGACTGATGGTTTACACTTAAATGATAAAGGTTATTTGGTTTGGGCTTCGGCATTACAGCTTTTTAGCCAAATGGAATTAAAATCTCCAGAACCCCAACCAAATTAA
- a CDS encoding phytanoyl-CoA dioxygenase family protein: protein MLTQEQKHFWDENGYLILPAFFSAEQIDKVVKLHRRLWEECPSNVVVDDMETNRRCYMIDLSEEEKNHRCKVNDLYLNYEEIRDLSLNERLGNILGELLADVPVLCNTLSLDYGTEQFLHVDSLYMTPFTDHALVATWIALEDCHPNAGPLCYIPGSHKIPIYRFSSGSPHVIENEFPAWQEYMAEEVKKNNLKEEFFTPKKGDVFIWHAQLLHGGSAIKDLNLTRKSLVNHYFTKTDCVNLQSKLVRWDGGYWMNKPVLQVVQEKPTVEEKKEETKPEISQIEHSLRTTLHYFRLWKRDVFKPTGL, encoded by the coding sequence ATGTTAACACAAGAACAAAAGCATTTTTGGGACGAAAACGGTTATTTAATTTTACCGGCTTTTTTTTCGGCTGAACAGATAGATAAAGTGGTAAAACTCCATCGGCGTTTGTGGGAAGAATGCCCTAGTAATGTGGTGGTTGATGATATGGAAACTAACCGCCGGTGTTATATGATTGATTTGTCGGAGGAGGAAAAAAACCACCGTTGCAAGGTAAATGATTTATATCTAAATTATGAAGAAATCCGCGATTTAAGTTTAAATGAACGATTAGGAAATATTTTAGGGGAGTTGTTAGCAGATGTGCCAGTGCTTTGTAATACTCTGAGTTTAGATTATGGCACTGAGCAGTTTCTTCATGTTGATTCGCTTTACATGACTCCGTTTACAGATCATGCTTTGGTGGCAACTTGGATAGCTTTGGAAGATTGCCACCCAAATGCAGGGCCATTATGTTATATTCCAGGCAGTCATAAAATACCAATTTATCGTTTTTCGAGTGGTAGTCCTCATGTAATTGAAAATGAGTTCCCTGCTTGGCAAGAATATATGGCTGAGGAAGTGAAAAAGAATAATTTAAAGGAGGAATTTTTTACGCCTAAAAAAGGCGATGTTTTTATCTGGCACGCCCAACTTTTGCATGGCGGAAGTGCGATTAAAGATTTAAATTTAACTCGCAAAAGTTTAGTAAACCATTATTTTACAAAAACCGATTGTGTCAATTTACAATCTAAGTTAGTTCGCTGGGATGGCGGTTATTGGATGAATAAGCCGGTGTTGCAGGTTGTGCAAGAAAAGCCGACAGTTGAAGAAAAAAAAGAAGAAACTAAGCCGGAAATAAGCCAAATTGAACATAGTTTAAGGACAACTTTGCATTATTTCCGGTTGTGGAAACGCGATGTTTTTAAGCCCACCGGCTTATGA
- the miaB gene encoding tRNA (N6-isopentenyl adenosine(37)-C2)-methylthiotransferase MiaB: protein MTATPRRYHITTFGCQMNKADSERMAGILENMGFAWSEDPNDADLILYNTCTIRDNAEQRVYSHLGRQAHRKRSNPDLTLVMAGCVAQQEGETLLRRVPELDLVMGPQHANRLGDLLEQVFAGSQVVATEPVHIMEDITKPRRDSRVSAWVNVIYGCNERCTYCVVPNVRGVEQSRTPEAIRAEMEELSRQGYKEVTLLGQNIDAYGRDLPGTTPEGRHLHTLTDLLYYVHDIPGIERLRFATSHPRYFTERLIKACAELPKVCEHFHIPFQSGDNELLKAMARGYTQEKYRRIIDTIRSYMPDASITADAIVGFPGETEEQFEKTLKLIEDIGFDLVNTAAYSPRPSTPAALWENQLSEEVKADRLQRINHLVNQKAAERSQRYFGRVEEVLIEEQNPKYPEQVMGRTRGNRLAFCAGDINELKGQIVKMKITEVRPFSLTGVPV, encoded by the coding sequence ATGACTGCAACACCCCGCCGGTATCACATTACAACCTTCGGCTGCCAAATGAACAAAGCCGACTCCGAACGCATGGCTGGCATCCTTGAAAATATGGGCTTTGCTTGGTCAGAAGACCCTAACGATGCAGATTTAATTTTGTATAATACCTGCACGATTCGGGACAATGCCGAACAGAGAGTTTATTCGCATTTGGGCCGGCAAGCACACCGCAAACGCTCTAACCCTGACCTGACCTTGGTTATGGCCGGTTGTGTGGCCCAGCAAGAAGGCGAAACCCTATTGCGGCGTGTACCAGAACTAGACCTCGTAATGGGGCCCCAACACGCCAACCGGCTAGGAGACTTACTAGAGCAAGTATTTGCAGGCTCGCAGGTGGTAGCAACCGAGCCGGTGCATATCATGGAAGATATCACCAAACCCCGCCGCGACAGCCGCGTTAGCGCTTGGGTAAACGTTATTTACGGCTGTAATGAACGCTGTACCTATTGCGTTGTCCCCAACGTGCGAGGCGTCGAGCAGTCCCGCACACCGGAAGCTATCCGCGCAGAAATGGAAGAACTTAGCCGGCAGGGTTACAAGGAAGTGACGCTGTTGGGTCAAAATATTGATGCCTACGGACGCGACTTACCGGGGACAACGCCGGAAGGCCGGCACCTCCACACCCTCACTGATTTACTGTATTACGTCCACGATATCCCCGGTATAGAGCGTCTACGTTTTGCCACATCTCACCCTCGTTATTTCACAGAAAGATTGATTAAAGCTTGTGCGGAATTGCCGAAAGTTTGTGAGCATTTCCACATTCCTTTTCAGTCAGGAGATAATGAACTTTTGAAGGCAATGGCGCGGGGTTATACGCAGGAAAAATACCGCCGCATTATTGATACAATTCGCTCTTATATGCCTGATGCTTCGATTACGGCTGATGCGATTGTTGGTTTCCCTGGTGAGACGGAAGAACAGTTTGAAAAAACGCTGAAGTTGATTGAAGATATTGGGTTTGATTTGGTGAATACGGCGGCTTATTCTCCGCGTCCTAGTACACCGGCAGCCCTTTGGGAAAATCAACTTTCTGAGGAGGTAAAAGCTGATCGTTTGCAACGGATAAATCACTTGGTTAATCAAAAGGCTGCTGAACGTTCGCAACGTTATTTTGGTCGTGTTGAAGAGGTGTTAATTGAAGAGCAAAATCCCAAATATCCCGAACAAGTTATGGGAAGAACTCGTGGCAACCGGCTCGCTTTTTGTGCTGGAGATATTAATGAGTTAAAGGGGCAAATTGTGAAGATGAAAATTACGGAGGTGCGTCCGTTTAGTTTGACTGGGGTGCCTGTGTAA
- a CDS encoding DUF4351 domain-containing protein yields MLSQVAQQVARIESVSERQNIATCTGILAGLRFEKTLIQQLFRSNIMRESVFYQSILEEGLQQGLQQGLQRGRQEGRQEGRQEGKQQEAASLIIRLLSRRLGVVNEQLQQQIQALSLTKLEDLAEALLDFSQFSDLITWLQQNS; encoded by the coding sequence TTGCTGTCCCAAGTGGCCCAACAAGTCGCTAGAATTGAGTCAGTCTCCGAACGTCAGAATATAGCAACTTGTACCGGCATTTTGGCCGGTTTGCGGTTTGAAAAAACATTGATTCAACAATTATTCAGGAGTAATATTATGCGCGAGTCTGTTTTCTATCAAAGTATTCTCGAAGAAGGTCTCCAACAAGGTCTCCAACAAGGTCTCCAACGAGGCCGCCAAGAAGGCCGCCAAGAAGGCCGCCAAGAAGGAAAACAACAGGAAGCAGCATCACTTATTATCCGCCTGCTATCCCGCCGGCTTGGTGTTGTAAATGAGCAACTTCAGCAGCAAATTCAGGCATTATCTTTAACCAAATTAGAAGACCTAGCAGAGGCGCTTTTAGACTTTTCCCAATTTTCTGATTTAATTACTTGGTTGCAGCAAAACTCTTAA
- a CDS encoding D-alanine--D-alanine ligase family protein has product MTKLRVGLLFGGRSGEHEVSISSARAIARALSADSNSEKYDILPVYIQKDGLWQAGDTAQQVLTTGQPLSTSSDNEPLARWQTPPEVAQVDVWFPILHGPNGEDGTVQGLLKLMQVPFVGSGVLGSALGMDKIAMKMAFAEAGLPQVKYMAINRSQIWSNPCVFPKLCDEIEQKLGYPCFVKPANLGSSVGISKVRNRSELETALDNAASYDRRIIVEAGVIAREVECAVLGNDNPKASVVGEITFNSDFYDYETKYTAGQADLFIPAKIPAEISQKVQEMAIQAFLAIDGAGLGRVDFFYVESTGEVLINEINTLPGFTATSMYPQLWAATGIPFSQLVEQLIQLAIERHTN; this is encoded by the coding sequence ATGACAAAACTACGGGTAGGATTATTATTTGGCGGAAGATCAGGCGAGCACGAAGTCTCCATTAGCTCCGCAAGAGCCATCGCACGCGCCTTAAGCGCAGACAGCAACAGCGAAAAATACGATATCTTGCCCGTATATATCCAAAAAGACGGCCTCTGGCAAGCCGGCGACACCGCACAACAAGTCTTAACCACCGGCCAACCCCTCTCAACTTCCAGCGATAATGAACCCCTCGCCCGCTGGCAAACCCCCCCAGAAGTCGCCCAAGTAGACGTCTGGTTTCCCATCTTACACGGCCCCAATGGCGAAGACGGCACCGTACAAGGATTACTCAAATTAATGCAAGTTCCCTTCGTCGGGTCAGGCGTCTTAGGTTCCGCCTTGGGAATGGATAAAATTGCAATGAAAATGGCATTTGCAGAAGCTGGTTTACCCCAAGTTAAATACATGGCAATAAACCGCTCACAAATTTGGTCAAACCCCTGCGTATTTCCCAAACTTTGCGACGAAATCGAACAAAAATTAGGCTATCCTTGCTTTGTAAAACCGGCCAACCTTGGCTCCTCCGTCGGCATTTCCAAAGTACGCAACCGCAGCGAATTAGAAACAGCATTAGACAACGCCGCCAGTTATGACCGGCGCATCATCGTTGAAGCCGGAGTCATCGCCAGAGAAGTCGAATGTGCCGTTTTAGGAAACGACAACCCCAAAGCATCTGTAGTAGGAGAAATCACCTTTAATAGCGACTTCTACGACTACGAAACCAAATACACCGCAGGCCAAGCCGACTTATTTATTCCCGCAAAAATCCCCGCTGAAATTAGCCAAAAAGTACAAGAAATGGCAATCCAAGCCTTTTTAGCCATTGATGGAGCCGGTTTAGGAAGAGTAGATTTCTTTTATGTAGAATCAACCGGCGAAGTCTTAATCAACGAAATTAACACCCTCCCCGGCTTCACCGCCACCAGTATGTATCCCCAACTTTGGGCAGCCACCGGCATCCCCTTCTCCCAATTAGTTGAACAACTCATTCAACTAGCAATAGAACGCCACACCAACTAA
- a CDS encoding GNAT family N-acetyltransferase, producing MNTLMMRPYLGKSDIKAIADLVNTCDPVGQLDKDKSVADLEMEIEQPFFEPKKDVRLWEDNSGNLMGFGHISRPQAKEAIDGYLYFYVHPRAHQESLEAEIIRWSERRMRQLQKEKHLPVNLRSSSRDDLRDRCSLLEEHNFKVDRSFFTMSRRLDEEISTPQLPEGFSLRPLAGETEIKAWVDCFNQSFIDHWNHHELTLTTAKFWFNDAQYRPDLNLVIVAPNGTIAGFSYASIYPEQNNRLGTKEGWINWLGTSRNFRKMGLGKAVLLGSMQAFKTAGMDTVKLAVDADSLTGATRLYESVGFKPVQTWLSYVKPVIS from the coding sequence ATGAATACGCTAATGATGCGTCCCTATTTGGGAAAATCAGACATAAAAGCCATCGCCGACTTAGTAAACACTTGCGATCCAGTCGGACAATTAGATAAAGATAAGTCTGTTGCGGACTTAGAAATGGAGATTGAGCAGCCGTTTTTTGAGCCTAAAAAAGACGTGCGTTTGTGGGAAGACAACAGCGGTAATTTGATGGGTTTTGGGCACATTTCTCGACCTCAAGCAAAAGAAGCAATTGACGGTTATCTATATTTCTATGTTCACCCCAGGGCACATCAAGAAAGTCTGGAAGCAGAAATTATCCGCTGGAGTGAAAGGCGAATGAGACAACTGCAAAAAGAAAAACATCTGCCGGTGAATTTGCGTTCGAGTAGTCGAGATGATTTAAGAGATCGTTGCAGTTTGTTAGAAGAACACAACTTTAAAGTTGACCGCAGTTTTTTCACCATGTCTCGCCGGCTGGATGAAGAAATATCTACCCCTCAATTACCAGAAGGTTTTAGCCTGCGTCCGTTGGCCGGTGAAACAGAAATAAAAGCATGGGTAGATTGTTTTAACCAATCGTTTATCGACCATTGGAATCACCACGAATTAACCCTTACAACGGCAAAGTTTTGGTTTAACGATGCCCAATATAGGCCAGATTTAAACTTAGTCATTGTCGCCCCCAATGGCACCATAGCAGGCTTTTCTTATGCCAGTATTTACCCGGAACAAAACAACCGTCTGGGGACAAAAGAAGGTTGGATTAACTGGTTAGGTACTTCTCGAAATTTCCGTAAAATGGGTTTAGGAAAAGCCGTATTGCTAGGTTCAATGCAGGCTTTCAAAACAGCAGGAATGGATACCGTAAAACTAGCAGTTGATGCCGATAGTCTCACCGGCGCCACGCGACTTTATGAGTCTGTCGGTTTCAAGCCGGTGCAAACCTGGTTATCTTACGTCAAGCCGGTTATTTCTTAG